One Schistocerca cancellata isolate TAMUIC-IGC-003103 chromosome 1, iqSchCanc2.1, whole genome shotgun sequence genomic region harbors:
- the LOC126161748 gene encoding alpha-tocopherol transfer protein-like — translation MAREWVRPADEYVCRLSEETQELARVELREDPATRQHALQQMRSWITSNPRIVNCRLDANFLLRFLRTKKFSCPMAQESLERYLLLRQTFSHAFRNLDINNPRMDYLISAGYVFATPQRDKLGRRVVIYRPGVFDPYKFTNEDMCRVHGIAWETLMECEENQVRGYVHFGDGAGVGLPYLTLFTPREAVRIVKNGERTLPMRHKEVHGFNIHPSLKYALDFGFSLITEKIKKRIKLYTCVEDTLDFIDRKLLPKEYGGVMPMADMITLWKEELRQSRDILLANDEMKIREEMYSAAAKEGAVSALKKGMYCGRENDMFGITGSFRKLEVD, via the exons ATGGCTCGCGAGTGGGTGCGTCCCGCGGACGAGTACGTCTGCCGCTTATCGGAGGAGACACAGGAGCTGGCGCGCGTCGAGCTTCGCGAGGACCCCGCTACGCGGCAGCATGCGCTGCAGCAGATGCGCTCCTGGATCACCTCCAACCCGCGCATCGTCAACTGCCGGCTCG ATGCTAATTTCTTACTTCGCTTCTTGAGAACAAAGAAATTCAGTTGTCCAATGGCCCAGGAAAGTTTAGAGAGGTATCTACTTTTACGCCAGACCTTCTCGCATGCATTCCGAAACTTAGACATTAACAACCCGAGAATGGACTATCTTATTTCTGCTGG GTATGTTTTTGCAACACCACAAAGAGATAAACTGGGGCGCCGAGTTGTTATTTATCGTCCAG GTGTGTTTGACCCATATAAATTCACAAATGAGGACATGTGTCGTGTTCATGGGATTGCATGGGAAACTTTGATGGAATGTGAAGAAAATCAAGTGCGGGGATACGTACACTTTGGTGATGGAGCTGGTGTTGGCCTCCCATATTTGACATTGTTCACGCCCCGAGAAGCTGTTCGGATAGTTAAAAATGGAGAG CGCACCCTTCCAATGCGACACAAGGAAGTTCATGGGTTTAATATTCATCCTTCACTGAAATATGCATTGGACTTTGGATTTTCATTGATAACAGAAAAGATCAAGAAACGAATCAAG CTATACACTTGTGTTGAAGACACACTGGACTTCATAGATCGCAAGCTCCTCCCTAAAGAATATGGAGGTGTTATGCCAATGGCTGACATGATAA CTTTATGGAAAGAGGAGCTGAGACAATCCAGAGACATACTATTGGCCAATGATGAGATGAAGATCCGAGAAGAAATGTACAGTGCAGCAGCAAAAGAAGGTGCAGTGTCTGCTCTCAAGAAGGGGATGTACTGTGGCAGAGAAAATGACATGTTTGGTATAACAGGAAGTTTTCGGAAACTAGAAGTTGATTAA